In Chthoniobacterales bacterium, the DNA window GTGAAGGAAGCGATCGCCGCGATCGAGAAACAAAAATTCGATCTTCTTTTCCTCGACTTGAAACTGCCGGATGGCCCGGCTGACGACGTGTTCGAGGCCGCGAAAGAAGCTGATCCCGAATTGCCCATTGTCGTTATCACCGGTTATCCCGACAGCGAAATGCTCGACCGGATTCTGGCCAAGGGTCCGATCACGGTTCTGAAGAAGCCTCTCAAAGTAGAGCAGCTTCAACAGACGGTCCGGATCCTCGGGCACAAAGACGCCGCCAAGCTCGCGGCCTGATCGGAGCGGTTTTTGCCGGCCTCTGGTGGTTGATTGGCTCGGCGCATTTTCGAGGCACGCTCCGCGACTCGAACCCTGCCGGAAGGTAACAGCTCTGTTACTATTCCGGAGCGGCTCCGCGAGGTCCAAAGTCGGCGGCGAACACGAAAAGGAATAGAGAAGGAGTCGCCATGAAAAACCCCAAGAGTACGCAGCTCCCTGTTCGCTGCTGCCTCGCCACCTTATCGTTCGTTGTTGTCGCACTGTTGCTCCAGGCCGGCGGAGCGCGGGCCCAGAATCAGGAGGTAATCTGGCAATTGCCTTCAGCCGGAACGGCCGTCACGTTTTCCCCCGACGGGCAAGCGGTCTTGGGCGGTAATCAACTGCGGGCGGCGACAAACGGGCAGTTAATTCGGACGTTTAACCTCCGAACTGGTTCGGGCAGCTCGGTCAATACCGTGGCTTTTTCTCCCAGTACTGCGCCATCGGAGTTCAGGCTTATAATTTGAACCTGAACTTCTACCGCGTTTCTGACGGGTTTCGGACCGTCCCCACGGTAGCGCACAGCAACGGAACGACGACGGCGCAATTTTCTCCCGATGGCCAATACCTCGCGGTCGGGGGTCAGGGCGGCCTCATCATTCTTGTAACCGCCACCGGGAAAGTGGTGCAACGGCTGGTGGAGGCCTCGGAGACGGTGGAATCGCTTTCGCTCACGGCCGATGGATCCACGCTCGCGGGAGGCTTTTTTACGAGCCAGGATGGAACGGTCTACAATGTTAAGCTCTGGCGTTTTTCAGACGGAACGCTCCTCAAGACGATCCCGGCCAGCGATCAGCCGATTAATTCCGTGGCTTTCCAGCCCAATGCTCAAGTCATAGCCTCGGGCGGGGGCGACGATGCTGCGGCGGGGGTGGTTCGTTTCTTTAAGGTGAAAGATGGGTCCCAGCTTGGATTTTTCCCCCAGGATCCCAACAATCTGAGTTCCTACGTCAAAAGTGTCGCCTATTCCCCGACAGGACAGTTCATCGCTTACGCTCGCGCAGACAGCTTCGTGGTTGTGGCCAGAAACCCATTTCCCAAGGCCGGGCGCTAAGGCCCGGGGCGGCAACCGGTCAACCTGGCGGAGGTTGCCAAGCAAACCCGCGCAGTCCATAATCCCGAACCTCATTCGGGGACGCGCGGTTAGCTCAGTGGTAGAGCACTACCTTGACACGGTAGGGGTCAGAGGTTCGAACCCTCTACCGCGCACCACCTTTTCTCCCTCGACGACATCGATTTACTCCGATGAGCGAAGACGCGCGTGAGGCGATTGTAACACTCCGTTGTAACACTTTTGTTTTGGCAGCGGTTACGATCAAAATCGTGTCGTCTCCAGCTTGTCCATAAACTCGCGGATTCGATTGCCTGGTGTGCGCGGCGGGAAGAGATCCTGCACTGGCACCTTCAGGACTTCTGCGAGGTAGAGCAGCGTCTTATCGTCGACGTACGAAAGGCGCGCTTCGATTTTTGAAACGCCGCTCCGGCTGATATCGAAGCCGGCGATTTGCAGTTTGGTCGCGAAATCGGATTGCGACCAGCCGAGCGCGTAACGACGACGCCGGACCTGCGGACCGATGTTGTTTTTATAGCGCACGTTGATTTCGACTCAGCGCTCTTTGGTTTTCGTCTCCGCAGTTTCAAAGCTTACGCGCGGTGAGCACTCGACCTGACACAACTCGATGAGTTGAGTCGCAGCGCGCCTCGGCAAAGCACGCGCGGCTTTGTCGCGGAAGTCCGCGGATGGTTTCAGGTAATGGCGCGACTCGAACAGGTCGTCGAGCGA includes these proteins:
- a CDS encoding response regulator, with amino-acid sequence MHNLLTVKETAKYLRIPLPTVYYLVQRGQLPAIQIGGRWRIKKASLDKDILKEDKSGQPTVLVVDDDESLQSLFKIFLKKIGFSRVVVGTVKEAIAAIEKQKFDLLFLDLKLPDGPADDVFEAAKEADPELPIVVITGYPDSEMLDRILAKGPITVLKKPLKVEQLQQTVRILGHKDAAKLAA
- a CDS encoding helix-turn-helix transcriptional regulator, producing the protein MRYKNNIGPQVRRRRYALGWSQSDFATKLQIAGFDISRSGVSKIEARLSYVDDKTLLYLAEVLKVPVQDLFPPRTPGNRIREFMDKLETTRF